The Marinilabiliales bacterium genome includes a region encoding these proteins:
- a CDS encoding glycoside hydrolase family 5 protein, which yields MKTTSFIINTLIAMSVLITPGFISAAQTPVETHGRLRVEGNRIVGEHGEPVQLMGMSHYWSVWGPQKYYNADVVRWLVEDWKVDLARASMAVEINQQGENKGWLYNRENQERMVETVIQAAIDNGIYVLVDWHTHHLHTEPAKEFFDYMAEKYGHYPNLIWETFNEPVRQSWPEIAEYTKEVTSVIRRHSDNLIIAGTRNWSQYVDEAADDPLTDKNTAYSLHFYAGTHGSELREKGDYALSKGIALFITEWGTSRADGGRDGTIFPDETEEWITWALERDISMANWSLADLRESSAALNSEASVSGGWHPESDLSPSGRLVRSHIIRINSKKPYYME from the coding sequence ATGAAAACAACAAGTTTTATTATTAATACATTAATTGCAATGTCTGTTTTAATAACTCCCGGATTTATCTCAGCAGCCCAGACCCCGGTTGAAACCCATGGGAGGTTAAGGGTTGAGGGCAACCGGATTGTTGGCGAACACGGCGAACCTGTCCAGTTAATGGGAATGAGCCATTACTGGTCAGTCTGGGGTCCGCAAAAGTATTATAATGCCGATGTGGTTAGATGGCTGGTGGAGGACTGGAAGGTTGACCTGGCAAGGGCCTCGATGGCCGTCGAGATAAACCAGCAGGGAGAGAACAAGGGATGGCTCTACAACCGGGAGAACCAGGAAAGGATGGTAGAGACGGTTATTCAGGCGGCCATCGATAATGGTATTTATGTGTTGGTCGACTGGCACACGCATCACCTGCATACCGAACCTGCAAAAGAGTTCTTCGACTATATGGCTGAGAAATACGGACATTATCCAAACCTGATATGGGAGACATTCAATGAACCGGTAAGGCAGTCATGGCCCGAAATTGCAGAATACACTAAAGAGGTCACATCTGTTATACGCCGGCACAGCGACAATCTTATAATTGCCGGGACAAGGAACTGGAGCCAGTATGTTGACGAGGCCGCAGATGATCCGCTAACCGATAAGAATACTGCATACTCACTCCATTTTTACGCGGGAACTCATGGAAGCGAATTACGGGAAAAGGGTGATTACGCCCTGTCAAAAGGAATTGCACTGTTCATAACCGAATGGGGAACCTCCAGGGCCGATGGCGGAAGGGACGGCACCATATTCCCGGATGAAACCGAAGAATGGATAACCTGGGCCCTTGAACGGGATATCAGCATGGCCAACTGGTCGCTGGCCGACCTGAGAGAGTCATCGGCTGCCCTCAACAGTGAAGCATCTGTTTCAGGCGGATGGCATCCAGAATCAGACCTCTCCCCTTCCGGGAGACTTGTACGCAGCCATATTATCAGGATCAACAGTAAAAAACCATATTACATGGAATGA
- a CDS encoding nucleoside hydrolase yields the protein METVSRIIILLVSATLLNMCSDPGESYPEAVKIILDTDMGSDCDDAGALALLHRYADLGLAEIIGCIYSSGKIPYGAGITEAINIYYGRPDIPIGAYYGDEVGDTVDKMTAGKLVRDTVAFGNSIIYNTDAEEQTRLNRRLLNEQEDSSITYITIGHTKGLYELLVSEPDDISPLTGRELIKRKVSRWIALGALNANNEGNYFVRDWNFFFNETAPYTGYLVENFPVPVYYIDAGTDVMTGKSLKHTPPGNIVRTVYRDWLWEVQKYTLDDQRPSWDLAAVYFAVEGTGDFLENTGRGRLEFDVERGSRWHRDEYVGPEQYFIQQKEGTNDSFADYLNVMIAAEPVRSSD from the coding sequence ATGGAAACTGTCAGCCGCATCATCATTTTATTAGTTTCTGCAACTCTTCTCAACATGTGCAGTGATCCGGGGGAATCATATCCCGAGGCAGTAAAAATAATTCTTGACACCGATATGGGCTCCGATTGCGATGATGCCGGTGCCCTGGCCCTGCTGCACCGTTACGCCGACCTTGGACTGGCCGAAATAATAGGCTGCATCTACAGTTCCGGGAAGATTCCCTATGGTGCCGGTATAACAGAGGCAATCAACATTTATTACGGGCGCCCGGACATTCCCATCGGCGCCTATTATGGCGACGAGGTCGGAGACACGGTCGATAAAATGACTGCCGGCAAGCTTGTGCGCGATACGGTGGCATTCGGCAACAGCATAATATATAATACCGATGCTGAAGAGCAGACAAGGCTTAACAGGCGACTTCTGAATGAGCAGGAGGACTCCAGCATAACCTACATTACCATCGGCCATACAAAAGGCCTTTACGAATTGCTTGTTTCTGAACCGGATGACATCTCCCCGCTGACCGGCAGGGAACTTATAAAAAGAAAAGTGAGCCGCTGGATTGCACTCGGGGCGCTGAATGCTAATAATGAAGGCAACTATTTTGTGAGGGACTGGAACTTCTTTTTTAATGAGACCGCTCCCTATACCGGTTATCTGGTGGAAAATTTCCCGGTACCTGTCTATTATATTGATGCAGGGACTGATGTGATGACAGGAAAATCTCTCAAGCACACTCCGCCGGGTAATATTGTAAGAACGGTTTACAGGGACTGGCTCTGGGAGGTGCAAAAGTATACTCTTGATGACCAGAGGCCGAGCTGGGACCTGGCCGCGGTATACTTTGCCGTGGAAGGAACGGGTGATTTTCTTGAGAACACTGGCAGGGGCCGGCTGGAATTTGACGTTGAGAGGGGGAGCCGCTGGCACCGCGATGAGTATGTCGGGCCGGAGCAGTATTTCATACAGCAGAAAGAGGGGACAAACGATAGTTTTGCTGATTACCTGAATGTGATGATAGCCGCTGAACCAGTTAGAAGCAGCGATTGA